In Eubalaena glacialis isolate mEubGla1 chromosome 2, mEubGla1.1.hap2.+ XY, whole genome shotgun sequence, a single genomic region encodes these proteins:
- the PLCB2 gene encoding 1-phosphatidylinositol 4,5-bisphosphate phosphodiesterase beta-2 isoform X3 has protein sequence MSLLNPVLQPPGVKAYLSQGERFIRWDDETTIASPVILRVDPKGYYLYWTYQSKEMEFLDITSIRDTRFGKFAKMPKSQKLRDVFNMDFPDNNFLLKTLTVVSGPDMVDLTFHNFVSYKENVGKDWAEDVLALAKHPLTANASRSTFLDKSLVKLKMQLNPDGKIPVKNFFQMFPADRKRVEAALSACHLPKGKNDAINPEDFPESVYKSFLMNLCPRPEIDEIFTSYHAKAKPYMTKEHLAKFINQKQRDSRLNSLLFPPARPDQVQGLIDKYEPRGINVQRGQLSPEGMVWFLCGPENSVLAQDKLLLHHDMTQPLNHYFINSSHNTYLTAGQFSGLSSAEMYRQVLLAGCRCVELDCWKGKPPDEEPIITHGFTMTTDIYFKEAIEAIAESAFKTSPYPVILSFENHVDSPRQQAKMAEYCRTIFGDMLLTEPLEKFPLKPGIPLPSPEDLRGKILIKNKKNQFSGPAGPSQELGGEAEGSGPPNVPVGEDTVWAGEEGAELEEEEVEEEEEESGSLDEEEMKKMQSDEGTAGLEVTAYKEMSSLVNYVQPTKFISFESSAQKNRSYVISSFTELKAYDLLSKSSVQFVDYNKRQMSRIYPKGTRMDSSNYMPQMFWNAGCQMVALNFQTMDLPMQQNMALFEFNGQSGYLLKHEFMRRLDKQFNPFSVDRIDVVVATTLSITVISGQFLSERSVRTYVEVELFGLPGDPKRRYRTKLSPSTNSINPVWKEEPFVFEKILMPELASLRVAVMEDGNKFLGHRIIPINALNSGYHHLCLHSESNTPLTMPALFVFLEMKDYVPDTWADLTVALANPIKFFSAHDKKSVKLKEAMGGLPENPFPLGSPVARQVNGASAPTSNGSAGTHCGVPPPTGRVSTSPLHRSRGQGQGGGHERSCGRAADRQPGGAAGAEGRREAAAAAREGAAGAGAARRAALGGAAAEGGSAAGRVRAAGRWGRRRGPGPQARPGERLPQKEDTAGRGPRRGGAGRRPRGRGPASARAEGQAGAGAAAAGRGAVRVCPEAQGAASGRANDQDDGAGQRETGCRAEDPQGDFGD, from the exons ATGTCTCTGCTTAACCCTGTCCTGCAACCCCCCGGGGTGAAGGCCTATCTGAGCCAAGGGGAGCGCTTCATCAGATGGGATGAT GAAACAACCATAGCCTCCCCGGTTATCCTCCGTGTGGATCCCAAGGGCTACTACTTGTACTGGACATATCAGAGTAAG GAGATGGAGTTTCTGGATATCACCAGCATCCGGGACACCCGCTTTGGGAAGTTTGCCAAGATGCCCAAG AGCCAGAAGCTCCGGGATGTCTTCAACATGGACTTTCCTGACAACAACTTCCTGCTGAAGACGCTCACCGTGGTGTCTGGCCCCGACATGGTGGACCTCACCTTCCATAACTTCGTCTCCTACAAAGAGAACGTGGGCAAG GACTGGGCTGAAGATGTCCTGGCTCTGGCCAAACACCCGCTGACGGCCAACGCCTCCCGCAGCACCTTCCTGGACAAGAG CCTGGTGAAGCTCAAGATGCAGCTCAACCCTGATGGGAAGATTCCTGTGAAGAA tTTTTTCCAGATGTTTCCTGCTGACCGCAAGCGGGTGGAAGCTGCCCTCAGCGCCTGccacctcccaaaaggcaag AATGATGCCATCAATCCCGAGGACTTCCCAGAATCCGTCTACAAGAGTTTCCTCATGAACCTTTGTCCTCGGCCAGAAATAGATGAGATCTTCACTTCCTA CCACGCCAAGGCCAAACCCTACATGACTAAGGAGCACCTGGCCAAATTCATCAACCAGAAACAGCGCGACTCCAGGCTCAACTCCCTGCTGTTCCCGCCTGCGCGGCCTGACCAGGTGCAGGGCCTCATCGACAAGTACGAGCCCAGAGGCATCAACGTGCAGAGGG GCCAGCTGTCCCCCGAGGGCATGGTATGGTTTCTCTGTGGGCCAGAGAACAGCGTGCTGGCCCAGGACAAGCTGCTGCTGCACCACGACATGACGCAGCCGCTCAACCATTACTTCATCAACTCCTCCCACAACACCTACCTGACAG CCGGCCAGTTCTCAGGCCTTTCCTCTGCGGAGATGTACCGCCAGGTGCTGCTGGCGGGCTGCCGCTGCGTGGAGCTGGACTGCTGGAAGGGGAAGCCCCCTGATGAGGAGCCCATTATCACCCACGGCTTCACCATGACCACAGACATCTATTTCAAG gaagcaATTGAAGCTATTGCAGAAAGTGCCTTTAAGACCTCCCCTTATCCGGTCATCCTGTCGTTTGAAAACCACGTGGACTC ACCCCGCCAACAGGCTAAGATGGCCGAGTACTGCCGAACGATATTTGGGGATATGCTGCTCACAGAGCCACTGGAAAAGTTCCCA CTGAAACCAGGCatccccctgcccagccctgagGATCTCCGAGGCAAGATCCTCATCAAGAACAAGAAGAACCAGTTTTCTGGTCCCGCAGGCCCCAGCCAGGAGCTGGgtggggaggctgaggggagcGGCCCACCCAATGTCCCTGTGGGTGAGGACACAG TGTGGGCTGGTGAGGAAGGGGctgagctggaggaggaggaggtggaagaggaagaggaggagtcgGGAAGCCTGGATGAAGAAGAGATGAAGAAGATGCAGTCAGATGAG GGCACAGCGGGCCTGGAGGTGACGGCTTACAAGGAGATGTCCAGCCTAGTCAATTACGTCCAGCCCACCAAGTTCATCTCCTTCGAGTCCTCTGCCC AGAAGAACCGAAGTTATgtcatttcctccttcacggAGCTCAAGGCTTACGACCTGCTCTCCAAGTCCTCAGTGCAGTTTGTGGA CTACAACAAGCGCCAGATGAGCCGCATCTACCCCAAGGGCACCCGCATGGACTCCTCCAACTACATGCCCCAGATGTTCTGGAATGCTGGTTGCCAGATGGTTGCTCTCAACTTCCAGACGATGG ACCTGCCCATGCAGCAGAACATGGCGCTCTTTGAGTTCAACGGGCAGAGTGGCTACCTCCTCAAGCATGAGTTCATGCGTCGGTTGGACAAGCAGTTCAACCCCTTCTCGGTGGACCGCATCGACGTGGTGGTAGCCACCACCCTTTCCATTACG GTGATCTCTGGGCAGTTCCTGTCAGAACGCAGTGTGCGCACCTATGTGGAAGTGGAGCTGTTTGGCCTTCCTGGGGACCCCAAGAGGCGCTATCGCACCAAGCTGTCACCCAGTACCAATTCCATCAATCCTGTCTGGAAGGAGGAGCCCTTTGTCTTTGAGAAG ATCTTGATGCCTGAGCTGGCCTCCCTCAGGGTGGCTGTGATGGAGGATGGCAACAAGTTTCTTGGACACCGCATCATCCCCATCAATGCCCTGAATTCTG GATACCACCATCTGTGCCTGCACAGTGAGAGCAACACGCCGCTCACCATGCCTGCGCTCTTTGTCTTCCTGGAGATGAAGGACTATGTACCTGACACCTGGGCAG ATCTCACGGTGGCCCTCGCCAATCCCATCAAGTTCTTCAGTGCCCATGATAAGAAGTCTGTGAAGCTCAAGGAAGCCATGGGAGGCCTGCCTGAG AATCCCTTCCCTCTCGGGAGTCCAGTTGCCCGCCAGGTCAATGGGGCATCGGCTCCAACGAGCAACGGGTCAGCAGGTACGCACTGCGGGGTCCCCCCACCTACCGGAAGGGTCTCGACTTCTCCGCTGCACCG CAGCCGGGGCCAAGGCCAGGGAGGAGGCCACGAAAGAAGCTGCGG CAGAGCCGCGGACCGCCAGCCTGGAGGAGCTGCGGGAGCTGAAGGGCGTCGTGAAGCTGCAGCGGCGGCACGAGAAGGAGCTGCGGGAGCTGGAGCGGCGCGGCGTGCGGCGCTGGGAGGAGCTGCTGCAGAGGGGGGCAGCGCAGCGGGCCGAGTTCGGGCCGCCGGGCGCTGGGGGCGGCGGCGAGGGCCGGGGCCGCAAGCTCGGCCCGGGGAAAGGCTCCCGCAAAAAGAG GACACCGCCGGGCGAGGACCCCGCCGGGGCGGCGCCGGCCGAAGGCCCCGAGGGCGCGGACCCGCGTCTGCGAGAGCTGAGGGAcaggctggagctggagctgctgCAGCAGGGCGAGGAGCAGTGCGAGTGTGTCCTGAGGCGCAGGGAGCAGCAAGTGGCCGAG CAAATGACCAAGATGATGGAGCTGGCCAGAGAGAAACAGGCTGCAGAGCTGAAGACCCTCAAGGAGACTTTGGAGAC TGA
- the PLCB2 gene encoding 1-phosphatidylinositol 4,5-bisphosphate phosphodiesterase beta-2 isoform X1, with translation MSLLNPVLQPPGVKAYLSQGERFIRWDDETTIASPVILRVDPKGYYLYWTYQSKEMEFLDITSIRDTRFGKFAKMPKSQKLRDVFNMDFPDNNFLLKTLTVVSGPDMVDLTFHNFVSYKENVGKDWAEDVLALAKHPLTANASRSTFLDKSLVKLKMQLNPDGKIPVKNFFQMFPADRKRVEAALSACHLPKGKNDAINPEDFPESVYKSFLMNLCPRPEIDEIFTSYHAKAKPYMTKEHLAKFINQKQRDSRLNSLLFPPARPDQVQGLIDKYEPRGINVQRGQLSPEGMVWFLCGPENSVLAQDKLLLHHDMTQPLNHYFINSSHNTYLTAGQFSGLSSAEMYRQVLLAGCRCVELDCWKGKPPDEEPIITHGFTMTTDIYFKEAIEAIAESAFKTSPYPVILSFENHVDSPRQQAKMAEYCRTIFGDMLLTEPLEKFPLKPGIPLPSPEDLRGKILIKNKKNQFSGPAGPSQELGGEAEGSGPPNVPVGEDTVWAGEEGAELEEEEVEEEEEESGSLDEEEMKKMQSDEGTAGLEVTAYKEMSSLVNYVQPTKFISFESSAQKNRSYVISSFTELKAYDLLSKSSVQFVDYNKRQMSRIYPKGTRMDSSNYMPQMFWNAGCQMVALNFQTMDLPMQQNMALFEFNGQSGYLLKHEFMRRLDKQFNPFSVDRIDVVVATTLSITVISGQFLSERSVRTYVEVELFGLPGDPKRRYRTKLSPSTNSINPVWKEEPFVFEKILMPELASLRVAVMEDGNKFLGHRIIPINALNSGYHHLCLHSESNTPLTMPALFVFLEMKDYVPDTWADLTVALANPIKFFSAHDKKSVKLKEAMGGLPENPFPLGSPVARQVNGASAPTSNGSAAAGAKAREEATKEAAEPRTASLEELRELKGVVKLQRRHEKELRELERRGVRRWEELLQRGAAQRAEFGPPGAGGGGEGRGRKLGPGKGSRKKRTPPGEDPAGAAPAEGPEGADPRLRELRDRLELELLQQGEEQCECVLRRREQQVAEQMTKMMELAREKQAAELKTLKETLETDTKEMKKKLEAKRLERIQAMMKVTTDKMAQERLKREINNSHIQEVVQVIKQMTDNLERHQEKLEEKQAACLEQIREMEKQFQQEALAEYEAKMKGLEVEVKELVRTCLRACLPSAEEDKPERPCRVSRGLCEQDALTEKTDAQESLL, from the exons ATGTCTCTGCTTAACCCTGTCCTGCAACCCCCCGGGGTGAAGGCCTATCTGAGCCAAGGGGAGCGCTTCATCAGATGGGATGAT GAAACAACCATAGCCTCCCCGGTTATCCTCCGTGTGGATCCCAAGGGCTACTACTTGTACTGGACATATCAGAGTAAG GAGATGGAGTTTCTGGATATCACCAGCATCCGGGACACCCGCTTTGGGAAGTTTGCCAAGATGCCCAAG AGCCAGAAGCTCCGGGATGTCTTCAACATGGACTTTCCTGACAACAACTTCCTGCTGAAGACGCTCACCGTGGTGTCTGGCCCCGACATGGTGGACCTCACCTTCCATAACTTCGTCTCCTACAAAGAGAACGTGGGCAAG GACTGGGCTGAAGATGTCCTGGCTCTGGCCAAACACCCGCTGACGGCCAACGCCTCCCGCAGCACCTTCCTGGACAAGAG CCTGGTGAAGCTCAAGATGCAGCTCAACCCTGATGGGAAGATTCCTGTGAAGAA tTTTTTCCAGATGTTTCCTGCTGACCGCAAGCGGGTGGAAGCTGCCCTCAGCGCCTGccacctcccaaaaggcaag AATGATGCCATCAATCCCGAGGACTTCCCAGAATCCGTCTACAAGAGTTTCCTCATGAACCTTTGTCCTCGGCCAGAAATAGATGAGATCTTCACTTCCTA CCACGCCAAGGCCAAACCCTACATGACTAAGGAGCACCTGGCCAAATTCATCAACCAGAAACAGCGCGACTCCAGGCTCAACTCCCTGCTGTTCCCGCCTGCGCGGCCTGACCAGGTGCAGGGCCTCATCGACAAGTACGAGCCCAGAGGCATCAACGTGCAGAGGG GCCAGCTGTCCCCCGAGGGCATGGTATGGTTTCTCTGTGGGCCAGAGAACAGCGTGCTGGCCCAGGACAAGCTGCTGCTGCACCACGACATGACGCAGCCGCTCAACCATTACTTCATCAACTCCTCCCACAACACCTACCTGACAG CCGGCCAGTTCTCAGGCCTTTCCTCTGCGGAGATGTACCGCCAGGTGCTGCTGGCGGGCTGCCGCTGCGTGGAGCTGGACTGCTGGAAGGGGAAGCCCCCTGATGAGGAGCCCATTATCACCCACGGCTTCACCATGACCACAGACATCTATTTCAAG gaagcaATTGAAGCTATTGCAGAAAGTGCCTTTAAGACCTCCCCTTATCCGGTCATCCTGTCGTTTGAAAACCACGTGGACTC ACCCCGCCAACAGGCTAAGATGGCCGAGTACTGCCGAACGATATTTGGGGATATGCTGCTCACAGAGCCACTGGAAAAGTTCCCA CTGAAACCAGGCatccccctgcccagccctgagGATCTCCGAGGCAAGATCCTCATCAAGAACAAGAAGAACCAGTTTTCTGGTCCCGCAGGCCCCAGCCAGGAGCTGGgtggggaggctgaggggagcGGCCCACCCAATGTCCCTGTGGGTGAGGACACAG TGTGGGCTGGTGAGGAAGGGGctgagctggaggaggaggaggtggaagaggaagaggaggagtcgGGAAGCCTGGATGAAGAAGAGATGAAGAAGATGCAGTCAGATGAG GGCACAGCGGGCCTGGAGGTGACGGCTTACAAGGAGATGTCCAGCCTAGTCAATTACGTCCAGCCCACCAAGTTCATCTCCTTCGAGTCCTCTGCCC AGAAGAACCGAAGTTATgtcatttcctccttcacggAGCTCAAGGCTTACGACCTGCTCTCCAAGTCCTCAGTGCAGTTTGTGGA CTACAACAAGCGCCAGATGAGCCGCATCTACCCCAAGGGCACCCGCATGGACTCCTCCAACTACATGCCCCAGATGTTCTGGAATGCTGGTTGCCAGATGGTTGCTCTCAACTTCCAGACGATGG ACCTGCCCATGCAGCAGAACATGGCGCTCTTTGAGTTCAACGGGCAGAGTGGCTACCTCCTCAAGCATGAGTTCATGCGTCGGTTGGACAAGCAGTTCAACCCCTTCTCGGTGGACCGCATCGACGTGGTGGTAGCCACCACCCTTTCCATTACG GTGATCTCTGGGCAGTTCCTGTCAGAACGCAGTGTGCGCACCTATGTGGAAGTGGAGCTGTTTGGCCTTCCTGGGGACCCCAAGAGGCGCTATCGCACCAAGCTGTCACCCAGTACCAATTCCATCAATCCTGTCTGGAAGGAGGAGCCCTTTGTCTTTGAGAAG ATCTTGATGCCTGAGCTGGCCTCCCTCAGGGTGGCTGTGATGGAGGATGGCAACAAGTTTCTTGGACACCGCATCATCCCCATCAATGCCCTGAATTCTG GATACCACCATCTGTGCCTGCACAGTGAGAGCAACACGCCGCTCACCATGCCTGCGCTCTTTGTCTTCCTGGAGATGAAGGACTATGTACCTGACACCTGGGCAG ATCTCACGGTGGCCCTCGCCAATCCCATCAAGTTCTTCAGTGCCCATGATAAGAAGTCTGTGAAGCTCAAGGAAGCCATGGGAGGCCTGCCTGAG AATCCCTTCCCTCTCGGGAGTCCAGTTGCCCGCCAGGTCAATGGGGCATCGGCTCCAACGAGCAACGGGTCAGCAG CAGCCGGGGCCAAGGCCAGGGAGGAGGCCACGAAAGAAGCTGCGG AGCCGCGGACCGCCAGCCTGGAGGAGCTGCGGGAGCTGAAGGGCGTCGTGAAGCTGCAGCGGCGGCACGAGAAGGAGCTGCGGGAGCTGGAGCGGCGCGGCGTGCGGCGCTGGGAGGAGCTGCTGCAGAGGGGGGCAGCGCAGCGGGCCGAGTTCGGGCCGCCGGGCGCTGGGGGCGGCGGCGAGGGCCGGGGCCGCAAGCTCGGCCCGGGGAAAGGCTCCCGCAAAAAGAG GACACCGCCGGGCGAGGACCCCGCCGGGGCGGCGCCGGCCGAAGGCCCCGAGGGCGCGGACCCGCGTCTGCGAGAGCTGAGGGAcaggctggagctggagctgctgCAGCAGGGCGAGGAGCAGTGCGAGTGTGTCCTGAGGCGCAGGGAGCAGCAAGTGGCCGAG CAAATGACCAAGATGATGGAGCTGGCCAGAGAGAAACAGGCTGCAGAGCTGAAGACCCTCAAGGAGACTTTGGAGAC TGACAccaaagagatgaagaaaaagctggaGGCCAAGAGGCTGGAGCGGATCCAGGCCATGATGAAGGTCACCACAGACAAGATGGCTCAGGAGAG GTTGAAGAGAGAGATTAACAACTCCCACATCCAGGAGGTGGTGCAGGTCATCAAGCAG ATGACGGACAACCTGGAGAGGCACCAGGAGAAGCTGGAAGAGAAGCAGGCAGCCTGCCTGGAACAGATCCGGGAGATGGAAAAGCAG TTCCAGCAGGAGGCGCTGGCAGAGTACGAGGCCAAGATGAAGGGCCTGGAGGTGGAAGTAAAGGAGTTGGTGAGGACCTGCCTCAGGGCCTGCTTGCCCTCTGCTGAGGAGGACAAGCCTGAGAGGCCCTGCAGGGTCTCCAGGGGGCTGTGTGAGCAGGATGCACTCACAGAGAAGACAGACGCCCAGGAGAGCCTCCTCTGA
- the PLCB2 gene encoding 1-phosphatidylinositol 4,5-bisphosphate phosphodiesterase beta-2 isoform X2, with product MSLLNPVLQPPGVKAYLSQGERFIRWDDETTIASPVILRVDPKGYYLYWTYQSKEMEFLDITSIRDTRFGKFAKMPKSQKLRDVFNMDFPDNNFLLKTLTVVSGPDMVDLTFHNFVSYKENVGKDWAEDVLALAKHPLTANASRSTFLDKSLVKLKMQLNPDGKIPVKNFFQMFPADRKRVEAALSACHLPKGKNDAINPEDFPESVYKSFLMNLCPRPEIDEIFTSYHAKAKPYMTKEHLAKFINQKQRDSRLNSLLFPPARPDQVQGLIDKYEPRGINVQRGQLSPEGMVWFLCGPENSVLAQDKLLLHHDMTQPLNHYFINSSHNTYLTAGQFSGLSSAEMYRQVLLAGCRCVELDCWKGKPPDEEPIITHGFTMTTDIYFKEAIEAIAESAFKTSPYPVILSFENHVDSPRQQAKMAEYCRTIFGDMLLTEPLEKFPLKPGIPLPSPEDLRGKILIKNKKNQFSGPAGPSQELGGEAEGSGPPNVPVGEDTVWAGEEGAELEEEEVEEEEEESGSLDEEEMKKMQSDEGTAGLEVTAYKEMSSLVNYVQPTKFISFESSAQKNRSYVISSFTELKAYDLLSKSSVQFVDYNKRQMSRIYPKGTRMDSSNYMPQMFWNAGCQMVALNFQTMDLPMQQNMALFEFNGQSGYLLKHEFMRRLDKQFNPFSVDRIDVVVATTLSITVISGQFLSERSVRTYVEVELFGLPGDPKRRYRTKLSPSTNSINPVWKEEPFVFEKILMPELASLRVAVMEDGNKFLGHRIIPINALNSGYHHLCLHSESNTPLTMPALFVFLEMKDYVPDTWADLTVALANPIKFFSAHDKKSVKLKEAMGGLPENPFPLGSPVARQVNGASAPTSNGSAAGAKAREEATKEAAAEPRTASLEELRELKGVVKLQRRHEKELRELERRGVRRWEELLQRGAAQRAEFGPPGAGGGGEGRGRKLGPGKGSRKKRTPPGEDPAGAAPAEGPEGADPRLRELRDRLELELLQQGEEQCECVLRRREQQVAEQMTKMMELAREKQAAELKTLKETLETDTKEMKKKLEAKRLERIQAMMKVTTDKMAQERLKREINNSHIQEVVQVIKQMTDNLERHQEKLEEKQAACLEQIREMEKQFQQEALAEYEAKMKGLEVEVKELVRTCLRACLPSAEEDKPERPCRVSRGLCEQDALTEKTDAQESLL from the exons ATGTCTCTGCTTAACCCTGTCCTGCAACCCCCCGGGGTGAAGGCCTATCTGAGCCAAGGGGAGCGCTTCATCAGATGGGATGAT GAAACAACCATAGCCTCCCCGGTTATCCTCCGTGTGGATCCCAAGGGCTACTACTTGTACTGGACATATCAGAGTAAG GAGATGGAGTTTCTGGATATCACCAGCATCCGGGACACCCGCTTTGGGAAGTTTGCCAAGATGCCCAAG AGCCAGAAGCTCCGGGATGTCTTCAACATGGACTTTCCTGACAACAACTTCCTGCTGAAGACGCTCACCGTGGTGTCTGGCCCCGACATGGTGGACCTCACCTTCCATAACTTCGTCTCCTACAAAGAGAACGTGGGCAAG GACTGGGCTGAAGATGTCCTGGCTCTGGCCAAACACCCGCTGACGGCCAACGCCTCCCGCAGCACCTTCCTGGACAAGAG CCTGGTGAAGCTCAAGATGCAGCTCAACCCTGATGGGAAGATTCCTGTGAAGAA tTTTTTCCAGATGTTTCCTGCTGACCGCAAGCGGGTGGAAGCTGCCCTCAGCGCCTGccacctcccaaaaggcaag AATGATGCCATCAATCCCGAGGACTTCCCAGAATCCGTCTACAAGAGTTTCCTCATGAACCTTTGTCCTCGGCCAGAAATAGATGAGATCTTCACTTCCTA CCACGCCAAGGCCAAACCCTACATGACTAAGGAGCACCTGGCCAAATTCATCAACCAGAAACAGCGCGACTCCAGGCTCAACTCCCTGCTGTTCCCGCCTGCGCGGCCTGACCAGGTGCAGGGCCTCATCGACAAGTACGAGCCCAGAGGCATCAACGTGCAGAGGG GCCAGCTGTCCCCCGAGGGCATGGTATGGTTTCTCTGTGGGCCAGAGAACAGCGTGCTGGCCCAGGACAAGCTGCTGCTGCACCACGACATGACGCAGCCGCTCAACCATTACTTCATCAACTCCTCCCACAACACCTACCTGACAG CCGGCCAGTTCTCAGGCCTTTCCTCTGCGGAGATGTACCGCCAGGTGCTGCTGGCGGGCTGCCGCTGCGTGGAGCTGGACTGCTGGAAGGGGAAGCCCCCTGATGAGGAGCCCATTATCACCCACGGCTTCACCATGACCACAGACATCTATTTCAAG gaagcaATTGAAGCTATTGCAGAAAGTGCCTTTAAGACCTCCCCTTATCCGGTCATCCTGTCGTTTGAAAACCACGTGGACTC ACCCCGCCAACAGGCTAAGATGGCCGAGTACTGCCGAACGATATTTGGGGATATGCTGCTCACAGAGCCACTGGAAAAGTTCCCA CTGAAACCAGGCatccccctgcccagccctgagGATCTCCGAGGCAAGATCCTCATCAAGAACAAGAAGAACCAGTTTTCTGGTCCCGCAGGCCCCAGCCAGGAGCTGGgtggggaggctgaggggagcGGCCCACCCAATGTCCCTGTGGGTGAGGACACAG TGTGGGCTGGTGAGGAAGGGGctgagctggaggaggaggaggtggaagaggaagaggaggagtcgGGAAGCCTGGATGAAGAAGAGATGAAGAAGATGCAGTCAGATGAG GGCACAGCGGGCCTGGAGGTGACGGCTTACAAGGAGATGTCCAGCCTAGTCAATTACGTCCAGCCCACCAAGTTCATCTCCTTCGAGTCCTCTGCCC AGAAGAACCGAAGTTATgtcatttcctccttcacggAGCTCAAGGCTTACGACCTGCTCTCCAAGTCCTCAGTGCAGTTTGTGGA CTACAACAAGCGCCAGATGAGCCGCATCTACCCCAAGGGCACCCGCATGGACTCCTCCAACTACATGCCCCAGATGTTCTGGAATGCTGGTTGCCAGATGGTTGCTCTCAACTTCCAGACGATGG ACCTGCCCATGCAGCAGAACATGGCGCTCTTTGAGTTCAACGGGCAGAGTGGCTACCTCCTCAAGCATGAGTTCATGCGTCGGTTGGACAAGCAGTTCAACCCCTTCTCGGTGGACCGCATCGACGTGGTGGTAGCCACCACCCTTTCCATTACG GTGATCTCTGGGCAGTTCCTGTCAGAACGCAGTGTGCGCACCTATGTGGAAGTGGAGCTGTTTGGCCTTCCTGGGGACCCCAAGAGGCGCTATCGCACCAAGCTGTCACCCAGTACCAATTCCATCAATCCTGTCTGGAAGGAGGAGCCCTTTGTCTTTGAGAAG ATCTTGATGCCTGAGCTGGCCTCCCTCAGGGTGGCTGTGATGGAGGATGGCAACAAGTTTCTTGGACACCGCATCATCCCCATCAATGCCCTGAATTCTG GATACCACCATCTGTGCCTGCACAGTGAGAGCAACACGCCGCTCACCATGCCTGCGCTCTTTGTCTTCCTGGAGATGAAGGACTATGTACCTGACACCTGGGCAG ATCTCACGGTGGCCCTCGCCAATCCCATCAAGTTCTTCAGTGCCCATGATAAGAAGTCTGTGAAGCTCAAGGAAGCCATGGGAGGCCTGCCTGAG AATCCCTTCCCTCTCGGGAGTCCAGTTGCCCGCCAGGTCAATGGGGCATCGGCTCCAACGAGCAACGGGTCAGCAG CCGGGGCCAAGGCCAGGGAGGAGGCCACGAAAGAAGCTGCGG CAGAGCCGCGGACCGCCAGCCTGGAGGAGCTGCGGGAGCTGAAGGGCGTCGTGAAGCTGCAGCGGCGGCACGAGAAGGAGCTGCGGGAGCTGGAGCGGCGCGGCGTGCGGCGCTGGGAGGAGCTGCTGCAGAGGGGGGCAGCGCAGCGGGCCGAGTTCGGGCCGCCGGGCGCTGGGGGCGGCGGCGAGGGCCGGGGCCGCAAGCTCGGCCCGGGGAAAGGCTCCCGCAAAAAGAG GACACCGCCGGGCGAGGACCCCGCCGGGGCGGCGCCGGCCGAAGGCCCCGAGGGCGCGGACCCGCGTCTGCGAGAGCTGAGGGAcaggctggagctggagctgctgCAGCAGGGCGAGGAGCAGTGCGAGTGTGTCCTGAGGCGCAGGGAGCAGCAAGTGGCCGAG CAAATGACCAAGATGATGGAGCTGGCCAGAGAGAAACAGGCTGCAGAGCTGAAGACCCTCAAGGAGACTTTGGAGAC TGACAccaaagagatgaagaaaaagctggaGGCCAAGAGGCTGGAGCGGATCCAGGCCATGATGAAGGTCACCACAGACAAGATGGCTCAGGAGAG GTTGAAGAGAGAGATTAACAACTCCCACATCCAGGAGGTGGTGCAGGTCATCAAGCAG ATGACGGACAACCTGGAGAGGCACCAGGAGAAGCTGGAAGAGAAGCAGGCAGCCTGCCTGGAACAGATCCGGGAGATGGAAAAGCAG TTCCAGCAGGAGGCGCTGGCAGAGTACGAGGCCAAGATGAAGGGCCTGGAGGTGGAAGTAAAGGAGTTGGTGAGGACCTGCCTCAGGGCCTGCTTGCCCTCTGCTGAGGAGGACAAGCCTGAGAGGCCCTGCAGGGTCTCCAGGGGGCTGTGTGAGCAGGATGCACTCACAGAGAAGACAGACGCCCAGGAGAGCCTCCTCTGA